One genomic region from Scomber scombrus chromosome 19, fScoSco1.1, whole genome shotgun sequence encodes:
- the LOC134001156 gene encoding kelch repeat and BTB domain-containing protein 11 yields the protein MNEGRRQGGGAVTVETTVILHTVNPELDKDENSCPCYVQGFLQDNQDFNPPTVFEKEYLLDGRLMDNNHIDHQKGNGSYISRAEQVHLSDKKGDLDLLPHADCIVSNHIVGMQQSGASGEIHNGARAKVSYSADSSVCLSSQAKQETDRSVLKSNLECRDSSQEAGTTQSEKKPDLVIEVGGQTISAHKSVLAEKSDYFKARLSRDILKVKGMSYKTLSTLIDYVYTCQMNVSKDNVVDVITGAKILQIPCAVQAAMDSMSEQVTAENCYEILTIAKKQRLSELKETAYGFMSDNFLRILKDPSVYGRLTGSERDLILKKRMEGRKTLMVSEINDVFDRVGSRPPSRCGSRPQSPLSVGSFEENHMIYYFNETANDWRPLTVMPEDINTKGCGICTMYNYLFVAGGIKGYGDKGKVSDKVFCYNPITNRWAEVRPMNQARAQLKLVSMDGYLYAIGGECLFTVEKYDPRMDRWTAVAPLPKGAFAVAHEATTCSGELYVSGGSLFYRLLKYDPKRDEWQECPYNNSRKKSTDMVALKSFIYRFDVNREHGINVFKYNTIVKMWHDCASQRLGSHLPFRCAVIGNCIYCVNKTQTLQFIVEEENAYFVEETLRAPLEAKGILFPFVLTLPEKPEKVT from the coding sequence ATGAATGAGGGCCGCAGgcaaggaggaggagcagtcaCCGTTGAGACCACTGTCATCCTCCACACTGTGAACCCTGAGCTTGACAAAGATGAGAATTCCTGTCCGTGTTACGTCCAGGGATTCCTGCAGGACAATCAGGATTTCAACCCTCCTACCGTGTTCGAGAAGGAATACCtcctggatggaagactgatgGATAATAACCATATCGATCACCAGAAAGGTAACGGTTCGTACATCTCCAGAGCTGAGCAGGTTCACCTCTCTGATAAGAAGGGTGATCTGGACCTTCTTCCTCATGCTGACTGCATTGTGTCCAATCACATTGTTGGCATGCAGCAAAGTGGTGCAAGCGGTGAAATCCACAATGGCGCCAGAGCTAAAGTGTCTTACAGTGCAGATTCCTCTGTGTGCTTGTCTAGCCAAGCCAAACAGGAAACTGATCGATCAGTACTAAAATCGAACCTCGAATGCAGGGACAGCAGCCAGGAAGCTGGAACTACACAGTCTGAAAAAAAGCCTGATTTAGTCATCGAAGTCGGCGGGCAGACAATCAGTGCTCACAAGTCTGTCCTGGCAGAGAAGAGTGACTACTTCAAAGCCCGGCTGTCACGAGACATCCTGAAAGTGAAGGGGATGAGCTACAAGACTCTCTCTACGTTGATAGACTATGTTTATACCTGTCAGATGAATGTTTCTAAGGACAATGTTGTAGATGTCATTACGGGGGCTAAAATTCTCCAGATCCCCTGTGCCGTCCAGGCGGCCATGGACTCCATGTCAGAACAAGTCACTGCAGAGAATTGCTATGAGATTCTGACCATTGCCAAGAAGCAGCGACTTAGTGAACTGAAGGAGACTGCCTATGGATTCATGAGCGACAACTTTCTGCGGATCCTCAAAGACCCCTCAGTGTATGGGCGTCTGACCGGATCAGAGCGGGATCTAATCCTAAAGAAGAGAATGGAGGGGAGGAAGACTCTGATGGTTTCAGAGATAAACGATGTGTTTGATCGTGTTGGGAGCCGACCACCGAGCCGCTGTGGAAGTCGGCCACAGAGCCCTTTGTCTGTGGGGTCTTTTGAAGAGAACCATATGATTTACTACTTTAACGAAACTGCAAATGACTGGAGACCTTTGACTGTGATGCCTGAGGACATAAACACTAAAGGGTGTGGTATCTGCACGATGTATAACTACCTGTTTGTGGCAGGGGGTATAAAGGGCTACGGGGACAAGGGCAAGGTTTCAGACAAGGTCTTCTGTTACAATCCTATAACCAACCGCTGGGCCGAGGTCCGACCTATGAACCAGGCTCGTGCCCAGCTAAAACTGGTGTCTATGGATGGCTACCTGTATGCCATTGGAGGTGAGTGTTTGTTTACAGTGGAAAAATATGACCCTCGTATGGATCGCTGGACCGCAGTGGCCCCCTTGCCTAAAGGAGCCTTTGCAGTGGCCCACGAAGCCACCACCTGCAGCGGAGAGCTGTACGTTTCTGGGGGCTCTCTCTTCTATCGCCTTCTCAAGTACGACCCTAAGAGGGACGAGTGGCAGGAGTGTCCCTACAACAACAGCAGGAAGAAGTCTACAGACATGGTGGCTCTTAAAAGCTTCATCTACCGCTTTGACGTCAACCGTGAGCATGGGATCAATGTGTTCAAGTACAACACAATAGTGAAAATGTGGCATGATTGCGCATCACAGAGGCTTGGaagccatttaccatttaggtGTGCAGTCATTGGCAACTGCATCTACTGTGTGAACAAAACCCAGACTCTTCAGTTTAtagtggaggaggagaatgCTTACTTTGTTGAGGAGACGCTGAGGGCGCCTCTG